GTGCCGTACGCGTGGAACAGATAGCTGGCCACTTCTTCGCCCTGGTAGGCCTGGCTCTGTTCGACCAGCCGGAAGGCCTCCTTGGCGATGACCACACCGTCGGCCGGCATCTTGGCCGCCTTCTCGGCCCAGTACCGGGCCCGCGCCGTCACCGAGCCGGCGTCGCACGTGTCGGTGAAGACGCCGAGATGCTCGACGTCGGCGGCGGTGATCGTGTCACCCGTCAGCAACAGCCGCCGGGCCAGCACCGGGCCGAGTCGGTGGAAGAACATGTGCAGGCTGCCGAGCGCGGGCCCGAGAAACCGGGTGGCCGGCATCCCGATCTTGGTGTCACGGGCGATGACCGAGATGTCCGTCATCAACGCCATCTCGAAACCGCCGCCGAGCGCGTACCCGCTGATCTCGCCGACCGTGACCTTCGGAAAGCCCATCAGGTTGTGGTAGAAGCCGAATGACTTGCGGTCCACCGTGAGTCGGCGGCGCTGACTGGGGCGGCGCCCGGAGGAGGACGTCTGCTCCTCCGCCTTGTCGCCGTACCACCCGTAGGCATTGTTCATGTTCGCACCCGTCGAGAACACACCCTCGGCACCGCGCAACAGCACGACCGTGATGTCGTCGTCCTCCGCGACGGCATCCAGGCAGCGGCCGACCGTTTCGCGCATCGCCGCGTCGTAGGAGTTGCGTTGGGCCGGGTTGTTCAGCGTGATGGTCGCGATGCGACTCTCGCGATCCACCTCGAACAGCACGCGGTCGTCGTCGGTCATGGTCGGTTCCTCACCTGCGGTCCGGATTCGAAATGAGCTTGGCCTCAATGGTTCTGTCCCGGCCGAAGGCCAGGGTGTTGCGGCGCGCGGCGGCCAGATGGTCCTGGGCAAGCCGCACCGCGCGATCGGCGTTGCCGTCCCGTATCGCGGCCAGCATCTTCTGGTGGTCGCTGAGCGCGGCCCGCATGGTCGCCTGTCGCATCGGGTCCGGTTCGTCGCTCCATACCGAGGACTCGTGGGCCGACCAGATCAGCTCGAGCGACCCGATCAGCAGAATCATCGGCTCATTGCCACATCGGGAGACCAGTGCCTCGTGAAAGCGACGGGCATTGGGAACGTACTGCGAGGTGTCGTCGAATTGCTCTTCCTGACGGTCGATTTCGGCCTGCAGGTACGGCACAACCTCGCTCATACGGTCTTCCCGGGCGGCACACATCCCCGCACAGATCGGCTCCAGATGCATCAGCGCCCCACTGACGTCGGCCGGGGTGGAGGACCGCGACTGCAGCACCATGCTGATCATGTGGGCGGTGCGGTCGGCCGACGGCAGATGCACCACGGCACCGCCCACGTTGCCGCGCCGCACCGACACCAGACCGTCGACCTCGAGGATGTGGATCGCCTCGCGCAGCGCGGGCGGGCTGACGCCGAACTCGGTGAACAGACTCTCCTGGGAGGGTAGGACGTCACCTTCCCGCAGCCGGCCGGAGAGGATGTCGTCGCGCAGCCGCGACGCGACGATGTCGGCGACGCGGGGCTGACGGATACGCGGAGCGGCTGCCATCGACTCCCCCCGTCACACCATCCTTGCCATCTTGTACAAGATAGCACTACTGTTGGGCTATCTGTAAAGTCGGCGAAGGGCGGAGTTTTCGGTGGGTGACGAGGCCCGATCGGCCGACGGAGTGGTGACGACATCACGCGATGGCGCGGTGCTGCACATCCTGCTCGATCGACCTGGTCGCCGTAATTCCCTGAGCCCCAGCATGATCGACTCGCTCAACAACGCACTGGTCGCCGCGGCCAGCGACGAGGAGCTGCGGGCGGTGCATCTGAGCGGGGCCGGGCCGGACTTCTGCGCCGGAGTGGACTGGGTCGGCTCCAACAGCGGCGGGCAGCGCCCCCGCACCGGCGATCTGGTCCGCCGCATCCCGCATACCGCGCACCGCGCCATCGAACTCATCCACACGCTGCACCTGCCGGTCGTGTGCACGGTGCGCGGCTGGGCCGCAGGCATGGGCTGCAACCTGGCGCTGGCAGCGGACTTCACGGTGGCGGCCGCCGATGCCGTGTTCTGGGAACCGTTTGTGGCCCGCGGCTTCAGCCCGGACTCGGGCGCGACGTGGCTGTTGCCGCGGCTGGTGGGTGTCGCCCGCGCCAAGGAGATGCTGCTGCTCGGCGAAAAGGTCGAGGCTGCGACGGCCGAGCAGTGGGGCCTGATCCACCGCAGCGTCGAGGAGTCCGACCTCGAGGACACCGTTTCCGCCCTGCTGGACCGGCTGGCATCCGGTCCGACGGTCGCGATCGGTTTGGCCAAGCAGGCCATCAACCACAGCCAGCACGCCACCCTGAACCAGGCCATGACCCAGGAGTTGTTCAACCTCGAACTGTCCTGCCGGACATCGGACTTCAAAGAAGGTCTGGCGGCTTTTCGGGAGAAGCGCACACCCGGCTTCACCGGGCGATGAGAGATGAGGAAGCACTGATGTCGGCACAGTCGTACGCCACCATCGGCTACGAGGTCACCGGCCACACGGCAACGATCACGTTGAACCGGCCCGAGGCGCTCAATGCGCTGAGCCCACACATGATCACCGAACTGCGCAGCGCCTACGACCGCGCGGAGAACGACGACAACGTCTGGTTGTCGATCGTCACCGGCACGGGGCGCGCGTTCTGTACCGGAGCCGACGTCAAGGAGATTCCCGAAGACGGCAAGGTGATCGACGAGCGGCCCTATCTGTCCACCTACGACCAGTGGGAGGCGCCGCAGGAAGGAACCCCGCCGTTCCGGCGGATGGCCAAGCCGGTGATCGTGGCGATCAACGGAATCTGTTGTGGCGCAGGCCTGGACTGGGTGACCACCGGTGACATCGTGATCGCCTCGGACCAAGCGACATTCTTCGACCCGCACGTGTCGATCGGTCTGGTGGCGGGCCGCGAGATGGTACGGCTGGCCAGGGTGTTGCCCCGTACCGTGGCGTTACGGATGGCGATGATGGGCAAGCATGAGCGCATGGACGCTGCCCGTGCCTACGAGCTGGGACTGATCACCGAGATCGTCGAACATGACCGGCTCCTCGAGCGGGCCCACGAGATCGCCGAGATCGTGACCCGCAACGCGCCGTTGGCGGTTCGCGGCACCCGCTTGGCGATCATCAAGGGACGGGAGATCCCGATGCACGAGGCCGAGATGCTCGCCGAGGCCTTCCGGGAGCGCAATCTGCACACCGAAGACTCTCTCGAAGGCCCCAAGGCCTTCGTCGAGAAGCGCGCACCTGAATGGCAATGCCGATGACCGCCGCATTCGAGACCATCCTGCTCGACTTCGACCGGACCGATCACGTCGCCACCATCACCCTGAACCGCCCAGACCAGCTCAACGCGTTCAACCGAACCATGTGCGAAGAAGTCGCCGCCGCATGGCGAATCGTGAAGAACGACAACGCCATCAACGCGGTGGTCCTGCGCGCTGCCGGCGAACGGGCCTTCAGCGCGGGATTGGACATCAAAACTCCGTACGGCCAGCCGCAGAATGTGTGGAATCACGAAGACCCGGGCGAACTGCTCAGCCCGAAGTGGCAGAAGATGTGGAAGCCCGTCGTGTGTGCGGTGCACGGCATGTGCACCGCGGGGGCGTTCTACTTCGTCAACGAGTCCGATGTGGTGATCTGCTCGCAGGACGCGACATTCTTCGACTCCCATGTCAGCGCGGGTCTGGTGTGTGCGCTCGAGCCGATCGGCCTGATGCGCAAGATCGGGCTCGGTGAGTCACTTCGAATCGCACTGATGGGCAATGACGAACGGGTCAGCGCCGACACCGCACTGCGCATCGGTCTGGTGTCAGAGGTCGTCAAGCCCGACGATCTCTGGTCGCGGGCCCACGAGATCGCCGCCACCATCGCCGCCAAGCCACCGTCGGCCACCCAGGGGACGGTCAAGGCGATCTGGGAGTCACTGGACAAGCCGTATCGCGCGGCCATGGAGCAGAACCTGATCTACACCCGGCTGGGCAATCCATTGGGTCAGGCCGAGCTGGCCGAGCAGGAGAAGACCCGGATCGTTCCGAAGGTGCGGTAATGCACGCGCTGAGCCGCCGGATCAGCGACGTCCTGGGGCTGGACCCCGAGGCCCGCGCGATCGAATACGACGGCCACTGGTACACCTGGCGGCAGCTCGCGGACGCGAGTGGGCGAATCGCCTCGGTCGTGCGACCCGGCACCGACGTGGGAATCCTGCTGCGCAACAGCCCCGCTCATGTGGCCGCACTGCTCGGGGTGCTCGCGGCCGGCGGCTGCGTCGTCGTCATCAACCCGTCGCGCGGCGACGAGCGGATCAGGGCCGATATCGCCACGTTGACCCTGCCGGTGATCGTCGGCACCGACGACGACATCACGCTGCTGGTACAACCGGCCGATACCACCACGGTGGTGTCGATCGGCAATGGCGACGCCGCTCCGCGGATCCGGCCCGGAGCGCCCACCGATCCCGGCTCGGGACAGGTGGCGGTCCGGATGCTGACCAGCGGCACCACCGGACCGCCCAAACGCGTCGACCTCACCTACGACATGCTGGCGGTCTCGGTGATCGGCACCGACGTCACGACAGCGACCGCACCGACGGCGGTCTCCGGCGGCGTCGCGATCGTCAACGCGCCGCTGGTGCACATCGGCGGGGTGTATCGGGTTCTGCAATGTACCTGCGCGGCACGGCCGTTCGTGCTCCTGCCGCGCTTTGAGCTGGCCGCCTGGGCCGAGGCGGTTCGCCGCTACTCCCCCAAGGCGGTGTCGCTGGTACCCGCGGCGCTGCGGATGGTGCTGCACTCCGACCTGGGGCCCGACGACCTCGCCGGGGTCCGGGCTGTCACGTCCGGCACCGCACCGTTGTCGGCCGACGATGCCGATGCCTTTACCGCAAAGTTCGGTGTCCCGGTGCTGACGTCCTATGCGGCAACCGAATTCGGTGGCGGCGTCGCCGGCTGGACGCTGGCCGATCACCGGAAGTATTGGACGTCCAAGCGCGGCAGCGTAGGCCGGGCCAGCCTGGGTGCCGAGCTGCGGGTGGTGTCCGACGACGGGATGCCGCTCCGCACGGGAGAGGTCGGACTGTTGGAGGTGAAGCCGGGCCAACTCGGGCGCGACGCCCCGTGGGTGCGCACCACCGACCTGGCACGCATCGACACCGACGGGTTCCTGTGGATCCTGGGCCGAGCCGATCAGGCCATCATCCGAGGCGGCTTCAAAGTGCTGCCCGACGACGTGCGGGCGGCGCTGGAAGCTCACCCCGTCGTGCTCGGCGCATCGGTGGTGGGCAGGGCCGACGAACGCCTCGGCGAGACACCGGTCGCGATGGTCGAGCTGCGCGACGGCGAGTCGGTCACCGACGCCGAGCTGGTCGAGTACCTGCGGACCCGGCTGGCGCCCTACGAAATCCCGTCGGAAATTGCGATAGTCGAGGCGATCCCGCGTACACCGTCCGGCAAGGCGGATCTGAGTGCGGTTCGGCAACACTTCACCGGCCGTGACCACTGACACCGTAGGACGGCTCCTGCGCCATCAGGCCGCCGCACGCGGCGACCATCGCCTGCTGGTGTGCGATGCCGAACGGCTCACCTACCGCGAGGCCGAGGAACGCTCCGCCCGGCTGGCCCGCGGACTGATCGCCTTGGGCGCGCGCAAGGGTACCCACGTCGGGGTGCTGTATCCCAACGGCACGCAGTTCGTGGTCGCGGCGCTCGCCGCGGCGCGCATCGGCTGCGTCGTGGTACCGATCTCGACCTTCTCGACCGGTGCCGAGCTGGAAACCCAGCTCGTCCACAGCGACACCGAGATCCTGCTCACCGCAAGCTCTTTCCGCGGTCACGACTACGCCGCCCGGCTCCGGGACGTGACCGCACCGCGGCTGCGACATGTGGTGTTCAACAACGACATCGCCGCGATGGCTGAGCCGGCAGCCTCCGACGATGACGGCGACGGCCGCGACCCACTGGTGATCGTCTACACGTCGGGATCCACCGGAGCCGCGAAGGGTGTGGTGCTCACCCACGAGGCGCTGCTGGGACATCAGCGCAACCTCAACGAGATTCGCGGTCTGACCGCGCAGGACATCCTGTTCTGCAACTCACCGTTCTTCTGGATCGGTGGTTTCGGCTTCGGCCTGTTGGCGACCATGATCGCGGGGGCGACGCTGGTGTGTTCCAACGCCACCGACGCCGGCGAAGTTCTCGATCTGCTCGAGGAGGTGCGGCCCACGATCACCAACGGATTCGCGGCCGGCATAGCGCATCTGGCGCGTCATGAGAGCTTTGCGCGGCGAGATCTGTCGTCGATGCGGCGCGGCAACCTTTATCCGATCATGGCTCCCGATGTCCGGCCCCGCGATCCGGAGCTGCGGCACAACATGCTGGGCCTGACCGAGGCCGGCAGTGTGCTGTTGCTCAGCGGAGACGAGACCGACCAGCCCGAACATCGCCGTGGGTCGTTTGGTAAACCCGCACCCGGTTTCGAAACCACGATCGTCGACGGGGAGCTGTGGATCCGCGGCCGGTATCTGATGGAGGGCTATTACAAGCGCAGCCGCGACGAGTGCTTCGACGCCGACGGATGGTTTCACACCGGCGATCTGGTCCGCACCGATGCCGACGGCTTCTTCTACTTCCTCGGCAGGCGCGGTTCGATGATCAAAACCGCCGGCGCCAATGTGTTTCCGGCCGAGGTGGAGAAGGCGATTTCCCGCGCGACCGGTGGGCTGGTCGCCCACGTGATCGGTGTCCCCGATCCGGGACGCGGCCAGATCGTCGCCGCGGCGGTGGTCACCGCGGATGCCGGCGCGTTCGACGCCGACGCGTTGCGATTGAACCTCAAGGCCGAACTGTCGTCGTACAAGATCCCGCGACGCGTCCTGGCACTGACTCCCGACCAGCTGCCCCTGATGTCCAGCGGCAAGATCGATGTGCGCCGCCTGCGTGAGCTGCTGAGAGCACAGGCGTAACTTCTAGGTCCATGACGCTGCAGGCACATGTCGAGACGTTCCGCCGGGCCGGTGATCACGCCGTGTCGGTGGCCGAGCAGGTCGGGCCCGACCAGTGGGATTCGCCCGCGCTCGGGACGTGGTCGGTGCGCACGCTCGTCGGACACATCGGCCGATCCTTCACCACCCTGATCGACTACTCGGACCGAACGGCCGAGCGGCTGGACATCGCCGACTCCGCCGAGTACTACCTCGCGATCGCCCCGCTGCTCACCGACTCCTCGCAGATCGATGCACGCGCCGTCCAGGCCGGGCTGGCACTGGGTGAGCGTCCACTGGACACCCTGCGCGAACTTCAGGATCGCGCAGCCGCCGTACTCGCCACCGAGGATCGGGTCATTCAATCCATCGCCGGGGGTATGCGGCTTTCGGACTATCTGCCGACGCGGATCTTCGAACTCGGGTTGCACAGCATCGATCTGGCGCGCGCCATCGGAGCGCCCGAGGCCCTCCCGCCCGAGGTCGCCGACAGCATCCTTGCCCTCTCTGTCGCCGTCGCCCAGCGCCGTGGCGACAGCCTGGAACTGCTGTGCTCCCTCACCGGACGCGGTACCCTCGCGCCGGGCTATTCCATCGTCTGAAACCGCTGCGCCACACCCTGTTTGACAAGGTGCTCGATCAGCGGTCCCGCTCCCGCCGCCAGGTGGTCCGACATCGCGGCGCGGGCCCGCTCCTCGTCATGAGATGTGAGCGCGGCCAGGATGCGCTCGTGGTCGGCCACCGACTTCGCCGGCCAGCCCTCGATGGTGGGGAACACCGATTCCGGTGCGTACCGGGTGATCTGAGACATCAACTGGGCGAGCTTGGGCGACTGCGCCGCGACGTTGATGGCGCGATGGAATTCATGGTTGAGCCGGACCGCGCGGGAATCATCGGCAGCATAGGCGGCGACCAGCTCGTCGTGAATCGACGACAACACCGCAAGTTGGTCGTCGGTGATGTTCACCGCGGCCCGCGCGGCCAGTTCACCGCCGACGTAGGCCTGCAGGTTCGAGACATCGGTGATGTCCCGGTCGGTGAACGGCAGCACGACGAAGCCACGCCGCGGCAGCTGATCCAGCAGACCCTCACCACGCAGCTCGAACAGGGCCTCCCGGACCGGCGTGACGCTGATGCCGAGCTCGGCGGCCAACTGATCCAGCCGGATGTACTCACCGGCGGGGTAGGTGCCGTTGAAGATCCGGGTCCGGACGAAGCGCGCGACATCCTCCGCCAGCTGCGGGCGCGGCACGAAATCCGGTGCGCTCATGTCAGATCCGGTAGTCGGCGAGCAGCCGCTTGCTGATGATGTTCTTCTGGATTTCGCTGGTGCCCTCGCCGATGAGCAGGAACGGTGCGTCACGCATCAGCCGCTCGATCTCGTACTCCTTGGAGTATCCGTACCCGCCGTGGATGCGGAAGCTCTGCTGGGTGACCTCCGCGCAGAACTCGCTGGCGAGATACTTGGCCATTCCGGCCGCGACGTCATTGCGCTCGCCGGAGTCCTTCAGCCGCGCGGCGTTGACCATCATCAGATGCGCGGCCTCGACTTTGGTGGCCATCTCGGCCAGCTGGAACGCGATGGCCTGATGCTCGGCGATCGGCTTGCCGAACGTGCTGCGCTGCTGGGCATATCGGACGGCCAGCTCGAATGCGCGGATGCCGACACCGCAGGCCCTGGCCGACACGTTGACCCGGCCGACCTCGACACCGTCCATCATCTGGAAGAAGCCCTGCCCGGGCTTGGCGCCCAGAACGTCATCAGCGCTGGCGAGATAGCCGTCGAAGATCAGCTCGGTGGTGTCGATGCCCTTGTAGCCGAGCTTGTCGAGCTTGCCGGGGATCGTGAGCCCCGGTGCGACTTCGCCGAAACCGGAGGGCTTTTCGATCAGGAACGCGGTCAGGTTACGGTGCGGCTTGTCAGCTCCCTCGTCGGTGCGCACCAGCGCCGCCACCAGAGTCGAGCTGCCGCCGTTGGTCAGCCACATCTTCTGGCCGTCGATGGTGTACGTGCCGTCGCCGTTGTTCTTCGCCTTGGTTCGGATCGCGGCGACATCGGAACCCAGCTCGGGCTCTGACATCGAGAACGCACCGCGGATCTCGCCGGTGGCCATCCTGGGCAGGAAGCGCTGCTTCTGCTCATCGGTGCCGTGCTGGCGGATCATGTAGGCCACGATGAAGTGGGTGTTGATCACCCCGGAGACGCTCATCCAGCCGCGAGCCAGCTCCTCGACGCACAGCGCGTAGGTGAGCAGCGACTCCCCCAGCCCGCCGTACTCCTCGGGGATCATCAGTCCGAACAGACCCATCTCCCGCATCTGATCGACGATGGCCTGCGGGTAGGTGTCGGCGTGCTCGAGCTCCTGGGCGTTGGGAATGATCTCTTTGTCGACGAATTGCCGCACCGTGGAGACGATCTCGGCCTGGACCTCGGTCAGGCCGAGGGTCTGAGCAATACGGGTCATGTCAGTACACCCTTTCGAACACCGCGGCCAGGCCCTGGCCTCCGCCGATGCACATCGTTTCCAGGCCGTAGCGCGCGTCGCGCCGGTGCAGTTCGCGGGCCAGGGTGGCCAGCATCCGGCCGCCGGTGGCTCCCACCGGATGCCCGAGCGAGATCCCCGAGCCGTGGACGTTGGTGCGCCCGTGATCGGTATCGGTGAAGTTCCAGGCCCTCAT
This is a stretch of genomic DNA from Mycobacterium sp. ELW1. It encodes these proteins:
- a CDS encoding enoyl-CoA hydratase/isomerase family protein; this translates as MTDDDRVLFEVDRESRIATITLNNPAQRNSYDAAMRETVGRCLDAVAEDDDITVVLLRGAEGVFSTGANMNNAYGWYGDKAEEQTSSSGRRPSQRRRLTVDRKSFGFYHNLMGFPKVTVGEISGYALGGGFEMALMTDISVIARDTKIGMPATRFLGPALGSLHMFFHRLGPVLARRLLLTGDTITAADVEHLGVFTDTCDAGSVTARARYWAEKAAKMPADGVVIAKEAFRLVEQSQAYQGEEVASYLFHAYGTNLQFAPGEFNFVKTRAQVGTKEAFRLRDEHFHVPEPQ
- a CDS encoding GntR family transcriptional regulator, which translates into the protein MAAAPRIRQPRVADIVASRLRDDILSGRLREGDVLPSQESLFTEFGVSPPALREAIHILEVDGLVSVRRGNVGGAVVHLPSADRTAHMISMVLQSRSSTPADVSGALMHLEPICAGMCAAREDRMSEVVPYLQAEIDRQEEQFDDTSQYVPNARRFHEALVSRCGNEPMILLIGSLELIWSAHESSVWSDEPDPMRQATMRAALSDHQKMLAAIRDGNADRAVRLAQDHLAAARRNTLAFGRDRTIEAKLISNPDRR
- a CDS encoding enoyl-CoA hydratase-related protein, which encodes MGDEARSADGVVTTSRDGAVLHILLDRPGRRNSLSPSMIDSLNNALVAAASDEELRAVHLSGAGPDFCAGVDWVGSNSGGQRPRTGDLVRRIPHTAHRAIELIHTLHLPVVCTVRGWAAGMGCNLALAADFTVAAADAVFWEPFVARGFSPDSGATWLLPRLVGVARAKEMLLLGEKVEAATAEQWGLIHRSVEESDLEDTVSALLDRLASGPTVAIGLAKQAINHSQHATLNQAMTQELFNLELSCRTSDFKEGLAAFREKRTPGFTGR
- a CDS encoding enoyl-CoA hydratase-related protein, whose amino-acid sequence is MSAQSYATIGYEVTGHTATITLNRPEALNALSPHMITELRSAYDRAENDDNVWLSIVTGTGRAFCTGADVKEIPEDGKVIDERPYLSTYDQWEAPQEGTPPFRRMAKPVIVAINGICCGAGLDWVTTGDIVIASDQATFFDPHVSIGLVAGREMVRLARVLPRTVALRMAMMGKHERMDAARAYELGLITEIVEHDRLLERAHEIAEIVTRNAPLAVRGTRLAIIKGREIPMHEAEMLAEAFRERNLHTEDSLEGPKAFVEKRAPEWQCR
- a CDS encoding enoyl-CoA hydratase/isomerase family protein; amino-acid sequence: MPMTAAFETILLDFDRTDHVATITLNRPDQLNAFNRTMCEEVAAAWRIVKNDNAINAVVLRAAGERAFSAGLDIKTPYGQPQNVWNHEDPGELLSPKWQKMWKPVVCAVHGMCTAGAFYFVNESDVVICSQDATFFDSHVSAGLVCALEPIGLMRKIGLGESLRIALMGNDERVSADTALRIGLVSEVVKPDDLWSRAHEIAATIAAKPPSATQGTVKAIWESLDKPYRAAMEQNLIYTRLGNPLGQAELAEQEKTRIVPKVR
- a CDS encoding AMP-binding protein, with product MHALSRRISDVLGLDPEARAIEYDGHWYTWRQLADASGRIASVVRPGTDVGILLRNSPAHVAALLGVLAAGGCVVVINPSRGDERIRADIATLTLPVIVGTDDDITLLVQPADTTTVVSIGNGDAAPRIRPGAPTDPGSGQVAVRMLTSGTTGPPKRVDLTYDMLAVSVIGTDVTTATAPTAVSGGVAIVNAPLVHIGGVYRVLQCTCAARPFVLLPRFELAAWAEAVRRYSPKAVSLVPAALRMVLHSDLGPDDLAGVRAVTSGTAPLSADDADAFTAKFGVPVLTSYAATEFGGGVAGWTLADHRKYWTSKRGSVGRASLGAELRVVSDDGMPLRTGEVGLLEVKPGQLGRDAPWVRTTDLARIDTDGFLWILGRADQAIIRGGFKVLPDDVRAALEAHPVVLGASVVGRADERLGETPVAMVELRDGESVTDAELVEYLRTRLAPYEIPSEIAIVEAIPRTPSGKADLSAVRQHFTGRDH
- a CDS encoding class I adenylate-forming enzyme family protein; amino-acid sequence: MTTDTVGRLLRHQAAARGDHRLLVCDAERLTYREAEERSARLARGLIALGARKGTHVGVLYPNGTQFVVAALAAARIGCVVVPISTFSTGAELETQLVHSDTEILLTASSFRGHDYAARLRDVTAPRLRHVVFNNDIAAMAEPAASDDDGDGRDPLVIVYTSGSTGAAKGVVLTHEALLGHQRNLNEIRGLTAQDILFCNSPFFWIGGFGFGLLATMIAGATLVCSNATDAGEVLDLLEEVRPTITNGFAAGIAHLARHESFARRDLSSMRRGNLYPIMAPDVRPRDPELRHNMLGLTEAGSVLLLSGDETDQPEHRRGSFGKPAPGFETTIVDGELWIRGRYLMEGYYKRSRDECFDADGWFHTGDLVRTDADGFFYFLGRRGSMIKTAGANVFPAEVEKAISRATGGLVAHVIGVPDPGRGQIVAAAVVTADAGAFDADALRLNLKAELSSYKIPRRVLALTPDQLPLMSSGKIDVRRLRELLRAQA
- a CDS encoding maleylpyruvate isomerase N-terminal domain-containing protein; the protein is MTLQAHVETFRRAGDHAVSVAEQVGPDQWDSPALGTWSVRTLVGHIGRSFTTLIDYSDRTAERLDIADSAEYYLAIAPLLTDSSQIDARAVQAGLALGERPLDTLRELQDRAAAVLATEDRVIQSIAGGMRLSDYLPTRIFELGLHSIDLARAIGAPEALPPEVADSILALSVAVAQRRGDSLELLCSLTGRGTLAPGYSIV
- a CDS encoding GntR family transcriptional regulator, translated to MSAPDFVPRPQLAEDVARFVRTRIFNGTYPAGEYIRLDQLAAELGISVTPVREALFELRGEGLLDQLPRRGFVVLPFTDRDITDVSNLQAYVGGELAARAAVNITDDQLAVLSSIHDELVAAYAADDSRAVRLNHEFHRAINVAAQSPKLAQLMSQITRYAPESVFPTIEGWPAKSVADHERILAALTSHDEERARAAMSDHLAAGAGPLIEHLVKQGVAQRFQTME
- a CDS encoding acyl-CoA dehydrogenase family protein, which codes for MTRIAQTLGLTEVQAEIVSTVRQFVDKEIIPNAQELEHADTYPQAIVDQMREMGLFGLMIPEEYGGLGESLLTYALCVEELARGWMSVSGVINTHFIVAYMIRQHGTDEQKQRFLPRMATGEIRGAFSMSEPELGSDVAAIRTKAKNNGDGTYTIDGQKMWLTNGGSSTLVAALVRTDEGADKPHRNLTAFLIEKPSGFGEVAPGLTIPGKLDKLGYKGIDTTELIFDGYLASADDVLGAKPGQGFFQMMDGVEVGRVNVSARACGVGIRAFELAVRYAQQRSTFGKPIAEHQAIAFQLAEMATKVEAAHLMMVNAARLKDSGERNDVAAGMAKYLASEFCAEVTQQSFRIHGGYGYSKEYEIERLMRDAPFLLIGEGTSEIQKNIISKRLLADYRI